In Chitinivibrionia bacterium, a single window of DNA contains:
- a CDS encoding sigma-54 dependent transcriptional regulator, whose amino-acid sequence MEHKARILVVDDEKDICEMLKELLEEEGYIVETANSAKDALKTNLFQTDTAIIDIKIGADDGIVLLKQIKEIRPALPVIMITGHGSVELAADAFKLGAYEFLEKPLRLIKVRTTVRNSVEKYFLTNSQNERTLPIVHSAAMKDVFSQTARLAPLKMSVMILGASGSGKELAAQSLHFDGSRKDKNFVIVNASTLPANLAESELFGHKRGAFTGAEYKRTGAFEKADGGTLFIDEIADLSLEVQPKLLRVLETGKFTPLGAEDEISVDVRVITATHKNIEQMVVEGKFRADLFYRLSAFVIKIPPLSQRKEDILPIAEKFLKQASKEIGEVLEFSQSAKNLLLSLEYKGNVRELKHIISRACLFANGKFVDEDSIKLAQNSNLTDKTGATVAYFSMDYKTATEAFELDYFTNLLEKNGGNITLSAAQIGMAQSNLSRKLKALGIKR is encoded by the coding sequence ATGGAGCATAAAGCAAGAATATTAGTCGTCGATGACGAAAAAGACATCTGCGAAATGTTGAAAGAGTTGCTCGAAGAAGAGGGCTACATTGTCGAAACCGCAAATTCGGCGAAAGACGCGCTGAAAACTAACTTGTTTCAGACTGATACCGCCATTATCGACATAAAAATCGGCGCAGACGACGGAATAGTGTTGCTCAAGCAAATAAAGGAAATTCGCCCTGCGCTTCCCGTCATTATGATAACGGGACACGGCTCGGTCGAACTTGCCGCAGACGCGTTCAAACTGGGCGCTTACGAATTCTTAGAAAAACCGCTTCGACTTATTAAAGTAAGAACAACAGTGCGAAACAGCGTAGAAAAATATTTTCTCACAAACAGCCAAAACGAACGAACTCTGCCGATAGTGCATTCCGCGGCGATGAAAGACGTTTTTTCGCAAACCGCACGTTTGGCTCCGCTTAAAATGTCGGTTATGATTTTGGGCGCTTCGGGAAGCGGCAAAGAATTGGCGGCGCAATCGCTCCATTTTGACGGCAGTCGAAAAGATAAAAACTTTGTGATAGTAAACGCCTCAACTTTACCCGCAAATCTGGCGGAAAGCGAACTTTTCGGACACAAAAGAGGTGCGTTTACGGGAGCGGAATACAAGCGAACGGGCGCATTTGAAAAAGCCGACGGCGGCACGCTTTTTATTGACGAGATAGCCGATTTGAGTTTGGAAGTGCAGCCAAAACTTTTGCGCGTATTAGAGACGGGAAAATTTACGCCACTGGGCGCCGAAGACGAAATTTCGGTCGATGTGCGGGTAATAACCGCGACCCACAAAAACATAGAACAAATGGTCGTCGAGGGAAAATTCAGGGCGGACTTATTTTATCGTTTATCTGCATTTGTCATAAAAATTCCGCCCTTATCACAGCGAAAAGAGGATATTTTGCCTATAGCCGAGAAATTCTTGAAACAGGCAAGCAAAGAAATCGGCGAAGTTTTGGAGTTTTCGCAAAGTGCAAAAAATCTGCTTTTATCACTTGAATATAAAGGAAATGTGCGCGAGTTAAAACATATAATTTCGCGTGCTTGTCTCTTTGCAAACGGCAAATTTGTCGATGAAGACAGTATAAAATTGGCGCAAAACTCAAATTTAACCGATAAAACAGGGGCGACGGTCGCCTATTTTTCAATGGATTACAAAACTGCAACAGAGGCGTTTGAGTTAGATTATTTTACCAATCTTCTCGAAAAAAACGGCGGAAACATAACTTTGTCTGCGGCGCAAATAGGAATGGCACAGTCAAATCTGTCCCGAAAACTAAAAGCGCTCGGAATTAAAAGATAG
- a CDS encoding ATP-binding protein, translating into MKILNKPEIEFKILIVASLFFALFGLFFVYLYENELDIAVRKGMNSNLTDFLRRQADTIPEAQGLLEHQLQWEATAPFIAKTQKDNLRNMILYFLALVMLLMFFIIRYITSPIKKREKIAAIEKTWRDIAKTMAHEIKNPLTPMRLSIDKIEEKATFSQNISSEEIAKFTKRINEQIDNLEDLVNKFKSFSQKQTANLQSAYLRDVIIKGTAGMSDKIKTQINGDAFAILDVSFFNQILLNLYKNSIGAGANAMQIDISEFGRKTLISFTDNGKGIEKEKLDIVFLPYITFSENGSGIGLSVVKSLVESMGGKVYAQNPEQSGFKIIIELERTKNGA; encoded by the coding sequence ATGAAAATCCTTAACAAGCCTGAAATCGAGTTCAAAATTCTGATTGTCGCCTCGCTGTTTTTTGCGCTTTTCGGCTTGTTTTTTGTATATCTTTACGAAAACGAACTCGATATTGCCGTAAGAAAAGGTATGAACAGCAATTTGACCGATTTTTTACGCAGGCAAGCAGATACAATTCCCGAGGCGCAGGGACTTCTGGAACACCAACTGCAATGGGAAGCAACAGCGCCGTTTATAGCAAAAACGCAAAAAGACAATCTCAGAAATATGATTTTGTATTTTCTCGCTTTGGTAATGCTTTTAATGTTTTTCATTATCCGCTACATTACCTCGCCGATTAAAAAAAGAGAAAAAATAGCCGCTATCGAAAAAACTTGGCGCGACATAGCCAAAACAATGGCACACGAAATCAAAAACCCGCTTACTCCGATGAGGTTAAGCATAGACAAAATCGAGGAAAAAGCAACGTTTTCCCAAAACATCAGTAGCGAAGAAATCGCAAAATTTACAAAAAGAATAAACGAGCAAATTGACAATTTGGAGGATTTGGTGAATAAATTCAAAAGTTTTTCGCAAAAACAGACGGCAAATCTGCAAAGCGCGTATCTTCGCGACGTTATAATAAAAGGAACTGCGGGTATGTCCGATAAAATAAAAACGCAAATAAACGGCGACGCATTTGCAATTTTGGACGTAAGTTTTTTCAATCAGATTTTGCTGAATTTATACAAAAATTCAATCGGCGCAGGCGCAAACGCAATGCAAATCGACATCAGCGAATTCGGACGAAAAACCTTAATTTCTTTCACCGACAACGGAAAAGGCATAGAAAAAGAAAAACTTGACATAGTGTTTTTGCCCTACATAACTTTCTCCGAAAACGGCTCGGGAATTGGACTTTCCGTGGTAAAAAGCTTAGTAGAAAGTATGGGCGGGAAAGTGTATGCGCAAAATCCCGAACAGAGCGGTTTCAAAATAATTATAGAACTTGAAAGGACAAAAAATGGAGCATAA
- the bamA gene encoding outer membrane protein assembly factor BamA, producing MVLMFLVVLTASAFAQKVLRNITIEGLIIERERTVLSMLPVAEGQTITGDDIPRATRQLFRSQRFRTVDIIPENETETTIDLRVVVVENPHLDAVELRGNRRINRTRLNEVINARQGERLSDARVHSIITNIRNSYADRGYLNVQIETELVETMVAGFVILRINIVEGDRIRVEEINFSGNTEFSDRKLRRRFRTKERHIFSSGEFNETLFHQHLDSLVLAYNDEGFMNARIVSHDVRKNDDNTGIIIDIEVDEGQRYFVGDFFFTGNEIIDEEALQAAVMMQRGRPFSRTRFLMTRQSVTGVYRNHGYLWANAEPRLRHRGDTIDVIFNMTEGRPAIVRRIEISGNDKTRDLVIRRELRIFPGQRFDQAAMERSIRDVRQLGFFENVMPDFAMNNDGTIDMIFNIRERENIGQFSAGITYSAQDRFGGNFGVSIPNFRGTGQQLDAMAELAAGRQRYSIGYMVPWIFNTPTSFSGQIFYEDLRFRNQLFNYTRTGVEYGIGRRLRWPDDFFSASIRHLISYDHNRIDYRQVEDELEERAVIVNRGILSRWQLGIARNDTDLPHFPTRGSIFRITGQIGGSGGIRSVDDRWIFEPENNYLGLSRFDFIKGIVTYEWYLPLFWRFVLGANTKFGTIASFSGRPVIGYNDLFQVGGVYYDGVVRGYNEGEISRNLNMVTLSGELRFPIVDQQFYMGTFFDMGNGWLRMSDIDITDMKRGVGFGFRLMLPMLGLLGFDFAWGLDDPNAHFMSREHSPRFNLHFIMNRGF from the coding sequence ATGGTATTGATGTTTCTTGTGGTTTTGACAGCGAGTGCTTTTGCTCAGAAAGTATTGCGAAACATCACTATTGAAGGGCTTATAATAGAGCGAGAAAGAACTGTTCTTTCAATGCTTCCCGTTGCCGAAGGACAAACCATAACAGGCGACGATATTCCGAGAGCGACAAGACAGCTTTTCCGCTCGCAAAGGTTCAGAACTGTTGACATTATCCCCGAAAATGAGACCGAAACGACCATTGATTTGAGAGTTGTGGTCGTCGAAAACCCGCATTTAGACGCGGTGGAGTTGCGCGGAAACAGAAGAATTAACAGAACGCGTCTCAACGAAGTCATAAATGCTCGGCAAGGAGAGCGCCTCAGCGACGCAAGAGTGCATTCTATTATCACAAACATACGAAACTCTTATGCCGACAGAGGATATTTGAATGTCCAAATAGAAACCGAACTTGTTGAAACAATGGTTGCGGGATTTGTAATTCTGAGAATAAACATTGTTGAAGGCGACAGAATTCGCGTTGAAGAAATAAATTTCAGCGGAAACACGGAATTTTCCGACAGAAAACTGCGAAGAAGGTTCAGAACAAAAGAGCGACACATTTTCAGTAGCGGAGAATTTAACGAAACGCTTTTCCATCAGCATTTGGATTCGCTTGTTTTGGCTTACAACGACGAAGGCTTTATGAACGCCAGAATTGTGAGCCACGATGTGCGCAAAAATGACGATAATACAGGAATTATAATAGACATAGAAGTCGATGAAGGGCAGAGATATTTTGTCGGAGATTTCTTTTTTACAGGCAACGAAATTATCGACGAAGAAGCGTTGCAAGCGGCGGTTATGATGCAAAGAGGCCGCCCGTTCTCTCGCACAAGATTTTTGATGACCCGCCAATCGGTAACAGGCGTTTACAGAAATCACGGATATTTGTGGGCAAACGCAGAGCCGCGGCTTAGACACAGAGGCGACACAATTGACGTTATTTTCAATATGACCGAAGGACGCCCCGCAATCGTCAGAAGAATAGAAATTTCAGGAAACGACAAAACGCGCGACTTGGTAATCAGACGCGAATTAAGGATTTTCCCCGGACAAAGATTTGACCAAGCGGCGATGGAGCGGTCTATAAGAGATGTGCGCCAACTCGGCTTTTTTGAAAACGTGATGCCCGACTTTGCAATGAATAACGACGGCACAATAGATATGATATTTAATATTCGCGAGCGCGAAAACATAGGGCAATTTTCGGCAGGTATAACATATTCGGCGCAGGACAGATTTGGCGGCAATTTCGGAGTTTCCATACCAAATTTCAGAGGAACGGGACAGCAACTCGACGCTATGGCGGAACTTGCGGCAGGAAGACAGCGCTATTCCATAGGATATATGGTACCTTGGATTTTCAATACGCCGACTTCGTTTTCGGGGCAGATTTTTTATGAAGACCTGAGGTTCAGAAACCAACTTTTCAACTACACGAGAACGGGTGTAGAATACGGTATCGGAAGACGTCTGCGTTGGCCCGACGATTTCTTTTCTGCGTCCATTCGCCATCTTATAAGCTATGACCACAACAGAATAGACTACCGCCAAGTGGAAGACGAACTGGAAGAGAGAGCTGTAATTGTAAACCGAGGCATTTTAAGCCGCTGGCAATTAGGAATTGCCCGAAATGACACAGACTTACCGCATTTCCCTACTCGCGGTTCTATTTTCAGAATTACAGGTCAAATCGGCGGAAGCGGCGGTATCAGAAGCGTAGATGACAGATGGATTTTTGAGCCAGAAAATAATTATCTTGGTTTGAGCAGATTTGACTTCATAAAAGGAATTGTAACTTACGAATGGTATTTGCCGCTGTTTTGGCGCTTTGTTTTGGGCGCAAACACAAAATTCGGCACAATTGCCTCATTTTCGGGCAGACCTGTTATCGGCTATAACGATTTATTTCAGGTCGGCGGCGTGTATTACGACGGAGTTGTCCGCGGCTACAACGAAGGTGAAATCAGCAGAAACTTAAATATGGTAACACTTTCAGGCGAACTTCGCTTCCCTATAGTTGACCAGCAATTTTATATGGGAACATTCTTTGATATGGGTAATGGATGGTTGCGTATGTCGGATATAGATATTACCGATATGAAACGCGGCGTAGGTTTCGGTTTCCGCCTTATGCTTCCGATGTTAGGGCTTTTGGGCTTTGATTTCGCGTGGGGACTTGATGACCCGAACGCACATTTTATGTCCCGCGAACACAGCCCGAGATTCAACCTGCACTTTATTATGAACAGAGGGTTCTGA